The genomic region TAACAGTTTATGAAAAGGAAAAGTCTGTCGGGGGCAGGACGGGCAGACTTATTATTGATGATTACGTTTTCGACATAGGGCCCACGTTTTTAATGATGCCTCAGTACATGGAGGGGCTTTTTACGCTTGCCGGGGCCGACCTGAAAGACTATGTGGAGATTAAGGCGCTGGATCCGTTGTACCGGCTAAAGTTTGATGACGGCACGGAGTTTTTTCCTTCAACAAATACAGATAAAACAATAGCCGAAATAAGGCGGCTGTTTCCTGCGGAAGTGGATAATTATCTAAAATTTAAGGAACTAGAACACTACAGATTCAGACGCATAGAGCGGTGTTTTAAAGAGCCTTACGACAGCCTGTATGATTTTCTGAGACCCCATTTTATAGAGGCTCTTCCTCAAATGGATGTATTTAACACTCTGAGAAACAGACTGGAAAAGTATTTTACTGATGAGAAGATGCGGTTGGCAATGTCATTTCAGACAAAATACATTGGGATGTCACCGTGGCGGGCGCCGTCGGCTTATACATTAATTTCATTTATAGAACATACGTGGGGAATCGCACACGTAACGGGAGGGTTAAACCGTTTAACGCTTGCTATGGCATCTGTTGTTGAAAAATATGGCGGCAAGATTCACACTTCAACCGCAGTAAAACAGATTTTACGAAAGGATAAAAAAGCTGTGGGAGTGCTTTTAGAAAATGGTGAGAGGGACTACTCCGGCTATGTAATAATAAATGCGGATTTTGCCTATGCAATGTCAAATTTAATGGGGAAGCGGAAAAAATATACCGATAATGACTTGCAAAGGCGTGACTATTCGTGTTCAGCGTTTATGGTGTATCTTGGCATTGACAAGAAGTATGACATGCCTCACCACAACCTTATTTTCGGCAGCGGCTTTAAGGGGCAAATGGATGATATAACAATGACGCTGAAACCCTCATCCACGGCCTTTGCATACATTCAAAATCCCTCTGTTACAGACAGCACTTTGGCGCCGGAGGGGAAATCCTCAGTTTATATATTGGTGCCTGTGCCAAATAATAAGGCTCAAATTAACTGGGGTGCAGTAAGGCAGGATTTCAGAGATCAAGTATTGGATTTTATTGGTAAATCCACGGAGCTCAAGGGCATTGAAGACCACATTGAGGTGGAGAGAGTACTAACACCTGATGACTGGGAAAAGGACTTTAACATATACAATGGTGCGGTGTTTAACCTTAGCCATGATTTAAGCCAGATGTTTTACTTCAGGCCGCACAACAGGTCTGAGGAGTTGTCAAATTGCTACATAGCCGGAGGCGGGACACATCCCGGCAGCGGCCTGCCAAATATCTGTATATCCTCAATAATCACAGCTGAGCTGCTTATCAAAGACGACACTGGCAGGGGTTATTTCCAGTTCTAATTCAATTTACTTTTTTTTAGTTAAGCCTGCCTGTTGACAATTTTATCTTCCAATTGTTTTAATTAGAGGGTTGTTTGAAATAACTGTGGTAGTTAAATAAAAGCAATATTTAAGGGGGGTGTATTTATGAAGTTAGGGGTATTTGTCAGTGAATATGGCACAAAGAACGATACCCTCGAAAGGCTGAAAACGGATTTTCTGGGAATAGTGCTGGTGCAAAACGGAGTCTATAATGCTGTGGTTAGTGAAAACGGGCAGAGCTCACCGGTTCTTGGGAAAGGTACGAAAATATATGCTCTTTCGGAGGATTTGCAGGTAAGAGGATTTGATCCATCAAAGGTCACATCCGGTGTAACGGTCGTGGATTACAGCGGGCTTGTGGATTTAATTTTTAACGATTTTGAAAAATTAATCTGGCTATAGGGGGTACAATGAGCAAATTAACTATAGGATGTTTTTCATCCCTGGTGGGTTCCATGACTTTGGATTTTGCTGTGAAGCTTGCCGAGGCGGCCAGAGAAAAAGGCCACGATGTTGATATGTGGCTTTCGGGCAACGGCACTATGCTTTCAAAGAAGGGGCAGCGCACTTTTAAGGATTATTCATCACTTGAGAAAACCATGACCGATCTGGTTGCCGGTGGAATGACTGTTGTTGCCTGCGAGGCTTGTGCCGAGGCCAGGGGGTACCATAAAGAAGACCTTATTGACAAATTTGGCAGAAAAAGCATGGACTGGTATCTGGCAAGTTGTTATAATGCCGACCGGGTACTTCATATAGGAGGTGAGTAGGATGTCGGCGATTAAGAAGATAACTTTCATTGTTGATAAATTGCCGTATAAGGGTGAAAGTTCAAGGCTGGCCCTCACCCATTGCATAGCAAGCCAAACCGTGGAGATACATCTTGAGGAGGACGAAAACGTTGAACCTGTGCTGGCCTTTGTCGGAAACGGCGTTTTAAATTGTTTAAAAAACCAAGACGCCAATACATATGGCGTCTCCACACTGGAATCTCACATTAAAAACGCTCTGCTTACCGATATCAAGGTGCTGATTTGTGAGGAAGACATCAAAAGACTTGGCCTTACCGAGGACACCCTGATTATGGATGCCGAGGACCTGGGCGCCGATATGACCACCCAGATTGTCCCATTTAGCGAGATTATGGCTGAGATGGAATCATCTGTCCACTTAATGTATTTTTAAGTATAAAAAATTTGCCTTTGGAGGTAACACTATATGGGTGATTTAAGAGCGGAGGAGCCCACTGAGGTCCTGGATGTTTTAGGAAGGGTGTGCCCCTATCCCTTGGTATTAACCAAGAAAAAAATGGAAAAAATGGAAAAAGACACACTTCTTAAAGTTCTCTGTGACGCCCCGGCCTCTGCCGAGGACTCCATTCCAAAATATGCTGAAAAACAGGGCTTTGGGTTTGACTCCGTTAAGGTCGAGGATAAAGGCCACTGGGAACTGTACATTAAAAAAACCAAATAGCAGCAGGTTTTTAATAATTACTGAATATTTTTAGTAATGGGAAGGGCTTTGTCCTTCCCTTACTGAATTAAGGGAACAATTATTGCAGGCATCGGCTTGCCGTATTGCCTTACATGAGCCTGAGATGCCGTGGTGGCAGAGGGCAAAGTCGTATCTTAACGGATCCTGCGGATTAAGACCACAGAGCGCCTGAGTTATCTCAACAGCGGCTTTCCAGTCATTACTTTTTCTCTTTGTAAGTCCAAGGCAGCGTGCCACCTTTGATATATGCGTATCAAGTGGAATCACAAGAGCTGATGCCGGTATCTCAGGCCACAGTCCAAAATCAATATCTCCGCTGCGCACCATCCACCTCAGATACATATTAACTCTCTTACAAGCGCTTCCCTTAGCAGGGTCAGGGAAAAATTGCAGAAAACCATCCGATTTTTTACCACTACCGTAAACCGGCTCCGTATCCACTCTTTGCGCGTATTGAACAAAACCGTGTATTGAACCATAAATACCGCCTGTAAAATTACTCACAAAAAGATTCCTTACAGAGCCATAGTTTTTTAATATTTCGCTGATAACAAATAACAGAGCCAACACATCCTCATTACGGTTAAATCTGTACGAAATGCCGGAAAACAAGTCTTTGTGGGTTTTAACGTCAAAATTTAACAGAAACTCCGCCGGAGTCTTCCCCATTTTCTGAAGAATCAGCCGTATTACCGGCTTAAACAGAGTTACCTTGCCGTAGCTTAAAGAGGCCGCTATGAGGCCGGAGACTTCAATATCAGCATGGGTTTTATACATCATAGGAAACTCAATTGGGTCGTTTAAAACCCTTCCTTTAAAATCAAAAGAATCATAAAACCCGTCAAGAAGCTCTTTAAGACTCATACCACGTTGCATTCAAAAGAGTAACGAGGCGGCAAGGAGAAAGCGACACAGGTGTACTATTTCGTACATCAAGGAGCTTTCGACGATGCCAACAAAGTTAATCGAATGAATGCAATTTGGTATCACTGTGGGGTTAAAGCCCCTTTAACTTCAAAGAATTCATGTGGCAAATGGCAACAGCCAGAGCGTCTGAGCTGTCAAATGCAATATCGTATTTTATGTTTAAAATGGCTTTAACCATATGAAGCACCTGATTTTTATCAGCCTTACCGTAGCCGCTTACCGCCTTTTTTATTTCAAGGGCGGAGTACTCAGACACGGTTAATCCGTCTAAAGAGGCGCAGAGCATGGCCACAGCTCTGGCATGGCCCAGGTGCAGGGCTGATATAAAATTCCTTGCATTAAAAACCTTCTCGATAGCCATTTCACCGGGGTGAGTGTCGCTTATGATTTCTCTTAATTTTTCAAAAATGAATTTTAAACGTTGGGGCAGCGGGTTTTTAGCCGGAGGGGAAATCCGCCCTGTGCATATCAGGCGCAGTGAGGTTCCCTCAGTTTGTAAAACGCCATAGCCACAATGCACACTTCCTGGGTCAATGCCGATTACGGTTGCCTGCGCCATTAATGTTTGGATTTTTTAGTTGGAAATTGAAACAAAATCTCCTCAACAAGCTGGCATAGCACGTGAGCCAGCGTGATGTGAGTTTCCTGAATGCGTGCCGTGTCGGTTGAGGGCACAACAAACGGATGTGTGGATTTTTCCGCTAATTTAACTCCTTTTTCACCGGTAAAGGCTATAACGATTACTTTCTTCTTGTTCGCCACATCCACGGCTTTAAGTACGTTTTTAGAGCCGCCGCTTGTGCTTATAGCAACTGCGATGTCACCCTCCTGTGAGAGGCTTTTCATCTGCCGGGCAAAGACCTCCGAAAAATCGTAATCATTTCCTATGGAGGTTATCACAGCCATGTCGGTATTAAGCGCTATGGCAGGCAACCCGGGACGTTCGCACTTAAACCGGTTGACAAACTCCGCCGCTATATGAGAGGCATCCGTTGCCGAGCCGCCGTTACCAAACAGCAGTATCTTCCTGCCGTTGGAAAACGCACCTGCTATGGCCTTAGCTACCTCTTCTATTCTGTCCATATTTTCCGAGAAAAACCTCTCCTTGACATCAATGCTGTCTTTTACACACTTCTGGATTGTTTCCTTTATCGTCATTTTACCCCCGGCTTAGTTACGTTATCTGCGGTATCCCTAAGTGTCGGAGGCCCTTTTTTCCCGCAGGAAAGAATTAACGTAAACATCGTTAGTGAAGCCATTATTATAATAAGTGCTCGTTTTATCATCATCTATTTCTTCCTTTTCAGGCTCTTCCCCTTAGTTTTCAGCAATTCCTTAAACCTTACAATTTGCCTTTGTACCTCAGCAGTGGAAGTACCCCCATATGAGTTCTTATTATTGACGGCGGCCAGTAACTCCAGACACTCATAAACATCCTCTTCTATATTATTGGAAAATGACTTAAAAACGTCAAGAGTGATTTTTTCCATGGTTTTGCTGTTTTCTATGCAGTATTTTACAATATTACCGGTAATTTCATGCGCCTCTCTGAAAGGTACTCCCTTTCTCACTAAATATTCAGCCAAATCGGTGGCAAGGGAAAACCCTGAGTCCGCAGTTTCGTGAAGTCTGTCTGAGTTAAATTTTATATGGTGAAACATTTCATTAATTATCTGAAGTGACGCTGCTGTGGTGTCACAGGCGTCAAAGAGCGAAATCTTATCCTCCTGCATGTCACGGTTATATGTAAGTGGGAGCGCCTTCATTACGGTTAGTATTGCCATAAGGGAGCCATAGAGACGCCCTGTCTTACCACGAATCAACTCAGCCACATCAGGATTCTTTTTCTGCGGCATTATGCTTGAGCCCGTGGTGTAGGCATCTGATATCTCTATGAAGGAAAACTCCTTAGAGTTCCATAAAATCAGCTCCTCCGCCATACGGCTTAAGTGCATCATTATGATGCAGCAGTGTGAAATAAACTCAATCACAAAGTCCCTGTCTGATACTGCATCCATGCTATTTTCTGAAATACGGGCAAAATTCAACTCCCTTGCCACAGAGGCTCTGTCAATATTTAAAGTTGTCCCCGACATGGCACAAGCGCCCAGAGGCAACGTGTTGATACGTTTCAGGCAATCGCTTAATCTCTCCTTATCACGCTGAAACATCTCCGCATAAGCCATCAGATGGTGCGCAAGCAAGACAGGCTGCGCCCGCTGGAGATGCGTGTAGCCGGGCATTATAATGCTTAGATGTTTCTCTGAAATATCCACCAGCGTGTGTTGAAAGTTTACGATTCTTGAAATAATTGTTTGAACCTCATCTCTGAGATAAAGCCTCAGGTCAAGGGCAACCTGATCGTTGCGGGAGCGGGCGGTGTGGAGCTTCCTGCCGGAGCCTGGGTACATATCCGTAAGGGCACTCTCTATATTCATGTGGATGTCCTCAAGTTCAACTTTAAAATTAAACTTGCCGGCTGCTATCTGTTTTGCTATTTTTCTTAATCCGGTGACAATCTCCCTTGCTTGCCGTTGAGTTATGATACCCTGCTTGGCAAGCATTTTTGCATGTGCCGTGCTTCCCGTTATGTCGTAAGGCCAAAGGCGTTTGTCAAAAGATATAGATTCTGTAAAAGTCTCCACGCTTTTTGCCACACCTTCCGTAAACCTGCCGCCCCACAATTTTTTCATACGGGGAATGATATACTTTTAATTGTATTGTGGTCAATATGTATAAATCTTTTCAGCTCCAGTTACCAAGCAGAGAATTATCCAACCAAAATAAATAACCTTATTCATGATTTTATAATGGATTTAGATGGTATAAAAATTATGTATAGCTTAAGCTAAAGACGGGATATGCGGACTCTTCAACCTGTTCGGTTACAACTTCCCAACAATCATGAGAGGAAAGCAGCGTACTGAGAAACTTTATATTCGACGTGTGTCCGGACTTATCCGCTACGATATGCCCCAATATGGGAAAACCGGAAAGGGCAAAGTCGCCTATACTGTCAAGTATTTTATGTCTTACACATTCGTTTGCAAATCTCAGCCCTGTCTCATTAATAACATCACTGTCGCTGAATATCACAGCATTTTGTAGCGACACACCCTTTGCAAGACCGTGCAGGCGGAAATACTCCTCATCCTTTAAAAACCCAAAAGTCCTTGCCGGAGCTATGTCCCTTATAAAGGTGTCCTCATTAAGATCAAGAGAAAAAAACTGCTCGCCCAGAAAATGATTGGGGAAAAACAATCTGAATGATATCTTCCTGCCGTCATAAGGATAGACGGTAACTGAGGAGTTTCTGTCTTCAAATACAACCGGTTTTAGTATCTTGATATACGGCATTTTCTTTTTTTGTTTTTTAATACCGGCATTCGTCAGAAGGTTTACAAGCTCAATTGCGCTTCCATCTAAAATCGGGATTTCAGGACCCTCGACCTCTATTGTTACATTATCAATTGAAAGAGCGGAAAGGACGGCCAGAATATGCTCAACTGTCCTGATCTGTGCTCTTTCGTTACCTATGGTAGTGGCAAATACCGTATCAGTCACCGTCCCTAAGTTTGCAAAAAAAGAAGCGTTTTTACAAGGCCGGTGAAAAACTATTCCATGGTCTTCGGAGGCCGGATACACACTTGCCCTGCAATAAACACCTGTGTGCAACCCCACACCCTCAAATGCCACTTCTCTCTTTATCGTTCTCTGATATCTCATAAACCTGTATAGATTATGCAAATTATATGCCACAACAAAAACCCTTTAAAAACGTCATTCTTTTACTAAAACATGTATAAAAAACAGGATTATTGTGTTACAAACGACACAATCTGTCAATTCTATAATCTCTGACACCTAATACCCCAAGTTGCATTCAATCGTCTAACTTTGAGACACCTCCGCCGCAGCCACGGCCGGGTAGTGCGATTATATCATAAAAGCCGCAGCAGGAAACTATACCGTTAAAAAACGCAGTCCGGCAAAACCAAAATATCCTGAGCAACCCCCTTTCTAATGATGACCGTTTTATGTTAGAATGCCAAACAGTGGGGTTTACCATGAAAAAACATAATACTTTAGGAAAAGAGGTGTTTTATGAAATTTGGAAAAATAACGAGGTTTCTAACTGGAGTAGCTATCCCTGTTTTTTCCATTAAAACGGAGGACAACTGCGGCATCGGAGATTTTATTGACTTAATAAAGTTTGCACAGTGGTGCAAAAGGGCCAATATTGACGTTATTCAGATACTTCCGGTTAACGACACCGGTATGGACTCATCCCCTTATAATGCTCTCAGTGCTTTTGCTCTCCATCCGATATACATAAAACTGGATGCGCTTACAGAGAGCGGCCTGAAATGGCTGGACAGTTTCACCTCTGAAATCACTGAGGCTAAGGAGCGTCTGAATGCCCTGCCACGGGTTGATTACATGGAAGTACGTTCATTTAAAGAGGCTATGCTAAGAAAAATCTACACCCATAACGAAAAACAAATAAAAAGCTCAAAAGCCCTCACGCAGTGGATATCGGAAAACCCCTGGGTAAAGCCCTATGCTGTTTACCGTGCAATTAAGGACACTTACGAATTCGATACATGGCTTAACTGGGAAATAATGAGAGACCCCACAGAGGCGGATTTAAATAAGTACTGGAATGAACATGAAACGGATGTGATGTTTTTTGCCTGGGTACAGCTTGAATTGGAAAAGCAGCTTATCAAGGCGGCAAAGAGCATCGAAGATATGGGATTGAGACTAAAGGGAGATATCCCTATCTTGATAAACGAGGACAGCGCGGATGTTTGGTACGAAAGGCGGCTGTTTGATTTAAGCGGAAGAGCCGGGGCGCCGCCGGATATGTTTTCAGACATTGGTCAAAACTGGGGCTTCCCGTGCTACAACTGGGATGCGTTGAAGAAAGAAGACTACAGCTTCTGGCGTGCAAGACTCAGGCAGGCCGCCAAATTTTACCATGCCTACCGTATAGACCATGTCCTTGGATTTTTCCGTATATGGAAAATTCCGGCCACTGAGGCCACAGGAAGGCTTGGTTACTTCGACCCATGTGCCGAAATATCCATAAATGACATCAAGAACACCGGGTTTTCCGATTTTCAGGTACACTCATTCGCTAACCCTGTCTTTACAAAATCATACCTCAGAAGTTACTTTGGAAACTCATCGGAGTACGTTATAAATTCCTATTTTAAAGAGGACAATGAAGGGAATTTTGTTTTTAACTCCGCTGTAAACGGCGAGAAGGCAATTATAGCCCTCAAGGAGGGCGATGACATTAAAAATAAACTCCTTGATCTGTACCGTGACCG from Nitrospirae bacterium YQR-1 harbors:
- a CDS encoding DsrE family protein, with the protein product MSKLTIGCFSSLVGSMTLDFAVKLAEAAREKGHDVDMWLSGNGTMLSKKGQRTFKDYSSLEKTMTDLVAGGMTVVACEACAEARGYHKEDLIDKFGRKSMDWYLASCYNADRVLHIGGE
- the lpxC gene encoding UDP-3-O-acyl-N-acetylglucosamine deacetylase, translated to MRYQRTIKREVAFEGVGLHTGVYCRASVYPASEDHGIVFHRPCKNASFFANLGTVTDTVFATTIGNERAQIRTVEHILAVLSALSIDNVTIEVEGPEIPILDGSAIELVNLLTNAGIKKQKKKMPYIKILKPVVFEDRNSSVTVYPYDGRKISFRLFFPNHFLGEQFFSLDLNEDTFIRDIAPARTFGFLKDEEYFRLHGLAKGVSLQNAVIFSDSDVINETGLRFANECVRHKILDSIGDFALSGFPILGHIVADKSGHTSNIKFLSTLLSSHDCWEVVTEQVEESAYPVFSLSYT
- a CDS encoding D-sedoheptulose 7-phosphate isomerase, whose protein sequence is MTIKETIQKCVKDSIDVKERFFSENMDRIEEVAKAIAGAFSNGRKILLFGNGGSATDASHIAAEFVNRFKCERPGLPAIALNTDMAVITSIGNDYDFSEVFARQMKSLSQEGDIAVAISTSGGSKNVLKAVDVANKKKVIVIAFTGEKGVKLAEKSTHPFVVPSTDTARIQETHITLAHVLCQLVEEILFQFPTKKSKH
- a CDS encoding TIGR02757 family protein, translating into MSLKELLDGFYDSFDFKGRVLNDPIEFPMMYKTHADIEVSGLIAASLSYGKVTLFKPVIRLILQKMGKTPAEFLLNFDVKTHKDLFSGISYRFNRNEDVLALLFVISEILKNYGSVRNLFVSNFTGGIYGSIHGFVQYAQRVDTEPVYGSGKKSDGFLQFFPDPAKGSACKRVNMYLRWMVRSGDIDFGLWPEIPASALVIPLDTHISKVARCLGLTKRKSNDWKAAVEITQALCGLNPQDPLRYDFALCHHGISGSCKAIRQADACNNCSLNSVREGQSPSHY
- the tusB gene encoding sulfurtransferase complex subunit TusB — translated: MKLGVFVSEYGTKNDTLERLKTDFLGIVLVQNGVYNAVVSENGQSSPVLGKGTKIYALSEDLQVRGFDPSKVTSGVTVVDYSGLVDLIFNDFEKLIWL
- a CDS encoding sulfurtransferase TusA family protein, which codes for MGDLRAEEPTEVLDVLGRVCPYPLVLTKKKMEKMEKDTLLKVLCDAPASAEDSIPKYAEKQGFGFDSVKVEDKGHWELYIKKTK
- a CDS encoding DsrE family protein; amino-acid sequence: MSAIKKITFIVDKLPYKGESSRLALTHCIASQTVEIHLEEDENVEPVLAFVGNGVLNCLKNQDANTYGVSTLESHIKNALLTDIKVLICEEDIKRLGLTEDTLIMDAEDLGADMTTQIVPFSEIMAEMESSVHLMYF
- a CDS encoding 4-alpha-glucanotransferase, which gives rise to MKFGKITRFLTGVAIPVFSIKTEDNCGIGDFIDLIKFAQWCKRANIDVIQILPVNDTGMDSSPYNALSAFALHPIYIKLDALTESGLKWLDSFTSEITEAKERLNALPRVDYMEVRSFKEAMLRKIYTHNEKQIKSSKALTQWISENPWVKPYAVYRAIKDTYEFDTWLNWEIMRDPTEADLNKYWNEHETDVMFFAWVQLELEKQLIKAAKSIEDMGLRLKGDIPILINEDSADVWYERRLFDLSGRAGAPPDMFSDIGQNWGFPCYNWDALKKEDYSFWRARLRQAAKFYHAYRIDHVLGFFRIWKIPATEATGRLGYFDPCAEISINDIKNTGFSDFQVHSFANPVFTKSYLRSYFGNSSEYVINSYFKEDNEGNFVFNSAVNGEKAIIALKEGDDIKNKLLDLYRDRLLVQPKAGVDAYQPSWFYYRSRAFHNMDDGQRYRVRELIDRTTAKNEEIWAENAATLLTMMCETTDMLVCAEDLGAVPKCVAGVLGGLSILSLRVERWAREYHIESAPYIDPGSYPRLSVCSPSVHDTSVLRGWWEEGNWDRNQYYSLLHLHHGCPNHLSTEVAAAIIRRNMRSNSMLAIFPLQDLLALHDDLRMPLPEDERVNVPGTVGASNWSFRMKDPVERLLDYDNYTNYLRSFAEERRSRPF
- the argH gene encoding argininosuccinate lyase, translated to MKKLWGGRFTEGVAKSVETFTESISFDKRLWPYDITGSTAHAKMLAKQGIITQRQAREIVTGLRKIAKQIAAGKFNFKVELEDIHMNIESALTDMYPGSGRKLHTARSRNDQVALDLRLYLRDEVQTIISRIVNFQHTLVDISEKHLSIIMPGYTHLQRAQPVLLAHHLMAYAEMFQRDKERLSDCLKRINTLPLGACAMSGTTLNIDRASVARELNFARISENSMDAVSDRDFVIEFISHCCIIMMHLSRMAEELILWNSKEFSFIEISDAYTTGSSIMPQKKNPDVAELIRGKTGRLYGSLMAILTVMKALPLTYNRDMQEDKISLFDACDTTAASLQIINEMFHHIKFNSDRLHETADSGFSLATDLAEYLVRKGVPFREAHEITGNIVKYCIENSKTMEKITLDVFKSFSNNIEEDVYECLELLAAVNNKNSYGGTSTAEVQRQIVRFKELLKTKGKSLKRKK
- the ruvC gene encoding crossover junction endodeoxyribonuclease RuvC; this translates as MAQATVIGIDPGSVHCGYGVLQTEGTSLRLICTGRISPPAKNPLPQRLKFIFEKLREIISDTHPGEMAIEKVFNARNFISALHLGHARAVAMLCASLDGLTVSEYSALEIKKAVSGYGKADKNQVLHMVKAILNIKYDIAFDSSDALAVAICHMNSLKLKGL